The Ficedula albicollis isolate OC2 chromosome 1, FicAlb1.5, whole genome shotgun sequence nucleotide sequence AATGATGAATTTAAATGATTTTCAAGTTAAgttcttgttttctctgaatGCTCAGAGCATTTTAAAGACAGAAGTCCGAGGATCTGCTGTGGCCTTTATGAGCACAGATGGTGTCACCATTGATGTGTGCCATTGAACTAAAACAGAGTAGAGGTTCTTAACAGTGCCAGGGAACCTTCTGTGAAGGAAGGTTGATTGGCTACTTTGAAAAGCTAGGACAAGCATTAGATCTAGATTATTTACCCAAAAACTTTGTCAAACTTTGGCCAttatttctgggttttattgttttgttttattttttcccttgctccAAATCCTGTAACAGTAATGCTCTTTAAATGCTTTGTCCCGCCAGACATACGAAGGACCACACAGCGCAGAAGAAGTATGTATATACCATTCTGGTGTACCTATATTCCATGAAGGGTTAGTATTCAGCTCACTTCCATTTTTGTACCTGTGTTCTGTGAAGGGTTAGTATTCGGTTAACTTCAGGGTTTTTTAACTAGTCTGTTGTGTGCTCATGCTTTCTTTATAAGATGTTGCcttgatttattttgtattcCCTCTTCAGTCAAAAATGGCAGTGCTTAAAGGGGATATACTAAAGTAACAGTAATATTGCATAAAGGAAAGATCTTAAATGTCCACAGTAAATAGTGTCCTAAATATTGATTGTTAATTACTTTGCAAACTTTCAAGGATGAAGTATTGGAGCTGttgtaaaagaaaaacttctgacTTCAATACGTTCTTAGCTCAAGAAGGCTGCACAAGAGGAACACACGTATGGACTAAAAAGGATGCAGTAAGTAGCATTAAGATTGCATTCTGTAACTGGCCATTCTGAATTTTGAATACTGAAATGTAGCTTGTGGCTTGATTATTACTGTAGCTGAGCTATTACAGATCACTACCTCTGACATAATGTGGAGgatgctgtgcacagcaggacaACTGAGAAATGGAGTGAAGTAGTCTGTGGTACAGGTGTAACTTGACTCTCTAAGAAAATTATAGAATATAATAATGAAccaaaacacttgaaaaatattatttggtCACACCATGGATATAGGTGAACACAAAGTTCTTGTTACGAATATATCATCTGTTGCTGAGGCAAAATGTGTTTGACTCTGGAAATATCAGGATTgtttaacagaagaaaataaagatatgaAAAGTGTAGTTTCGTTACCTCTTTCTAGAGCAATTACTTCACAAATCCTTTACTTCCCCTAAATCCTATAATTGCTGCTTGCTTTGaagatttgtatttttgttcAATAATTATTTGCAAGTGCAGAAagtagagattaaaaaaaagctaaagTCATGAGCCTAAAGTGTAGAAAGAGAGTAAAGAATTTATCTGCATTTAAAGAAACCATGTGTATATTAATTGTGTATTGAGATAATGGGTTCTATCCAGCAAGGGGGTTCttaagctttttgtttttattttgagggttttttcagtgtttcctttttctgcatCAGAGAACAGAgggtaataaatattttttgcgGGAGTATGAAGCATTCTTGGTGTCACGGCATTCTTTCTCTTCATTCAGTTCCTTTCTGTAACCTGCTGGCTAACTGTGGTCTTGGAAAGGAAGTTGATCCacaaagtaactttttttgTTGTAGTTTGAGAGGGAGATACTGAAATACTTAATAGAAAGAGTTGCAAGTGGCGTCTTGCAGTCTCCTGTGAAGATTAAATATAGTCCTTTATTAGATATGCTAATTGGCTGTTTAAAAAAGTCCTGGGCGTTTATGCTgttaattttgtaaaaaaatattctaatataattctaagatttttttttcctgtacctTTTTCCTTATATAGGGTACAAAAGTAGTTCCATGCAGACATGATTGGCACCAGACTGGAGGAGAAGTGACTATTTCTGTATATGCTAAAAACTCTGTCCCTGATCTGAGCTACGTAGAAGCTAATAGCACAATGGTGAGCCTCTACCTTAAGATCAGCAACTTGAACTTAGGAAAATCTGCTCAGCTTTATTTACAAGGCAGAGATAGCATAAGACTCTTTTCTGAGTAACTGCTTTTCCTTGGCATTTGTGTTTGTTCAAGTATGTAtagctttttttctgcctcctgtTTGGAAATCTGCACTTTcatgtgtggggttttttaaaagcagcaaatacagtatgcaaaaaaaaaataatttgacatCCATAATTAAAACCCAAGTGTGATGGGTTTGCATCAGTGTATGTATAAATAATTACGGATCAGCATTTAGTTGTATGACTTGATGTAATTTGATACCATTCTTCATCGTGTGCTGTTTCACAGCTACTAATATTAAACAAGTGTTAAAATGCTTCTCTGATTTCTTTATCTAAAATGGTAAGCTACCAGTGCTCACTGTTGACTGCAACTGTATCAGAATCTATTAAAATAGATACTCACTTCTATTTCTGAGGGACAATTTTATCACTTTGCTCATTGTAGGATCCAAGTGCTAACATGGCATATTATGTTTAAACATGCTTAAGGTGTCACCTGataaaattttcttgtttttcttgttaaGGTAAATATCCATATTGTatttgaaggagaaaaggagtttCATCGCAGCGTGAAGTTATGGGGAGTaagtgtaaaaatattttttctattaaaaagaaacaaacaaaaaaaccccagaaagagaacaaaacataAGCTTTTAGCTTCTCTTTCAgagtggtttggttttcctcATTACTGTTTTTTGAATGAATTTCCGTTGCATAGCATTgaataattgcatttaaatCTGAATAAATTGACCCAGGAGATCCAGTGTGACATCACAATGGGCACTGCTTTGTACAGAAAGTGTCCTTCCACCTTCCTTTCTGATCCCAGCACCATGGTAGTGGTGTTGCAGAAAGCCCTTGCCTATGTGTGTTAGCCAGTGCATATTAGATATGCATAGGCATATGTTTATGCCATAAACATACCATAActtgggaatgggaaacagCTGATTTTTCAAGATACCAGAGGGATCTTCATCTACCTAAACATCTACTGAAATTTAGTGATGAGGTGCCCCCTAGCTTAATTCCCCAGTGTCTGTCAATCTGTTAAATTGAAGTGTGAAATCCCTTTTCTGTTCTAGGTGATCGATGTAAAGAGGAGTTACGTGAACATGACTGCTACAAAGATTGAGCTCACTATGAGAAAAGCAGagcccctgctgtgggcaagTCTGGAGTTGCCAGTATCCAACACACAACCAAAACAGGAGAGTTCAGATAAATAACAATTTCAAGAGACAACTGATTTCCCATGATGAAGTGGTGATTTGCTACTGTAAtcaaatatttaacttttatataaatttttttttttttttttttttttttttttttttttttttttaatgctagtTCATCTGTTCCCTTGTAGAAAGAAATTTGACGCACAGTAAATGGGGGTATAAACTTGAAAGGGTTGCAGTTATTTCTGCTCTTGCTCCCATGGGTGTGTTTGTGCTAGATGCAATGTCTCCATGGGAGTTTAGAGTAAAACAGCTATTGCCCTTTGCTTGCAACCTTCCCTACCATGCACTGACTATCCCAGTAGATGTGCTCTCTGTTCACAGTGGGtgtctttgtttttcagctgttctgttTAGACTGGATGCATTTGGTAACTGTGTTAATTTCAACACTCTTATGAAGCATACAGTAATGCAGATAGAAAAATCTGAGTTTGAACTGATTAGCATGCAGTTCCACATCTAGAGTAAAAGGTTACATAAACAGAAATATGAAGTTGTATACATGTAGACTTCCGTGTTCCGAAACGAAAGTTTGTTTCAATACCTGTTGGCTATAGAGGGATGAAATGAATGGTATTCCAAGGATTTCAGTACTTGCTGATTCCTGCTGTCTTTCATGCATCAAAGCAGATCaggttaaaattttaaaaaaaggtggcaagaagggaaattttttttactgctttacaTTTGCTATTTGAATActtaaatataaaagcaaatggACAGCAAAATGGTTGTATAACTTAGCATTTCAGCTCTGAAGAGTATGCAAACAGCAAACTATTGTAAAATTACCAAAGTGCTGTATATATTTGACAGCCTTTAGAATGTATAGTCTGTCCTATTTTACAAGAAAATCTCAAGACTCTTCTCAAAGTAGGTTTAGAATGTATAGTCTGTCCTATTTTACAAGATTGAAAATCTCAAGACTCTTCTCAAAGTAGGTATGTGTATTTAGAATGTATAGTCTGTCCTATTTTACAAGAAAATCTCAAGACTCTTCTCAAAGTAGGTGGATATGTGTAGTAGGAGAAGCCAGGACATACTGCAGGTGTCTTGGTAAAACAATTTTCACATAGATGTGTGTATCTCTTGACTCTGATGATGGTCATCTAAGACCTGTAGTTATATACAGGGCAAATCTTCGGAGAAACAACATGCTTTGAAATGTCTGTCTCAAAATTGTAATTGTACCTTTGaatcaaaatactttaaaaggaTACTGTATCTTTTCAAGAGACTGTAATTAGAAATCAAAAccttagttttgttttcaggcCATCAGTAAAGGTATGTGGCTAAAAACAGGATAGCtgtaaaaatgagattttttgttttttatccaagcagcagcacacagagtaATGTTGCTTTCTAATTTCGCTTGGAGTAGTTTCTTAATTTTGGcttgcagctgaaataaaaatgttttcttataaaagtaataaaaaatgcacACTATTATTGATTGTGCCTAATCCTATATATGTAAACAAGGGGTCTTGTTTGAATGAGGTGAAAAGAGAACCATGTTAAAATGCAAGGATGCTCATCTGTCAGCCTTGGCAGACCTGGAGTAGTGTCAGGAGAAGCACAGGGTGTAGTAAAGGCATTCTGAAGTGAAATACAGATTTCTGAGAATCTTGCTGTTTTCCGATCTGTATGATTTGACTTGAGCTCAGACTTCTGTCTCTAACAGTACTTGAAGTCCTACTTCATGCTGAAAGTAGTAGGAAATACAGTACCAAAGAAACCACCCCTGAACACCAAGAAAGTAACACTGGTGatacaaacatatatatatacatatataaaattgtTTTGGTGCTTCTCTACCTTCATTTTAAGATCCTTTGTCCTTGATTACTTAGTTTGAGCTTGATTGTATATTCCCTTGGGCCCTTCTAAAAATTTTCAGCTCTAAGTTCCATTGTATAGATTCTGTTAACTTCTAATAatgcctttcttttcccttttttaatttgaagataTCAAGTACTGTAAAGTTATAGGGTACAAGCTTATAAAACGTGTGCCTGCCACGTGGTCCTCTGAAAATTGAACAGATGTTCTTTGTGTTCTGAACCAACAAGTGGAGTACTTATTAGTAAGACACTGAGAATATTAGTGGATGAAAAATTCTAGATAGCTGTAGCTACTAGCATGCCATCTGTGTTTGTGTATGTAGAACTCTGAACTTGGACAGCAAAATTAGTAGTGCTTAAATGCCAGGATAAAGTTCTTGTTTAACAAGCAAGTTCACATGTGTCTATCCATATGGATATATGTctaaaaaatgtggaaaacGTATATTCACTTAATTGGCATCCTCACGTGCAGGAGGTTTACATAAtgcaaaatccattttaaagaaCTACATGGATAATGGAAttcctttgaaaacagaatttctgtttttaaataagtcGTCTCTTGCCTTAGTGCACTAAACCCTAAATGGAGAGAAACGTGGATGAAGGGGCCATCTGTGTGAATGCTGCAGGCTTTGGGATCCTGTTACTACTCATTACACTCTTTCAAGCTATGTTCTGCTTGTAGCTTTGCCACCTTGGCCAAAAGCGGGAGAAAGTTCCTGTAAACACAGTCCccagttttgcttttgctttttagtcattcctcctgcttttctgttgtTCATACTTTCAGCACAAAAGTAAAGATACTTCAGGTGTTCTATAATGACTCTCCCCATCAGTGGCAATACAACTACTTTTAAAACTTACCTATTTtagaaagcaagcaaacaaagaacCCATAAAGATGCCCCCAGCTTTGGTCAGACAAGAATATATAGATTTTGCTATAACAGCATAGTTTCTCTGGCCTGGgatgcttttcaaaataaaaagataaaccTTCAGATGGCCTAGACTGCCATAAACTGTCTGTTTAAGTGCAGTAATTCGTAGCAGTTTTTTATAACCATATGTCTGTGTCTATCCTGAAGCTGCAAGAGCTGTATCACTCACTGAATTAGTGTGTTTTGAGCAGTTGCTCACAACAGGCTTCAGCACGCCAAAGGTTGATCCTGGTGTTCCATGCAATGACATCTTGACATGCATAGTTGTAGCAGACACTTTGATTATTGACTATTGGCTTGGCTGTAACTTTTATTAGTAAATGTGGAGAGAAGGTGAGGCCAACTGTAGTGTACTAAACCAATCATGATTGATACTTTTCCCAAAAGCAGGATTTGTCAAGTAAAGTGATTTTTGATCACAGGCTTTCACCTGTCTAATAACATGAACTAAATTGCAAGCCAGTATGAACAAGAATACCTGGTGTTGAACTTATCCTTTTGTCATGCTTTCGGATGTTGTGCTCTATTAATCAAATTGATTAAGTTGATGCAGTCTAACTGTATGTTTTTTCAATAGGTATTTAAGAGCTGTAATGTGTTTCAGTATGGGTTTACGTGTTACACATGTAGACAAGCATGTTACACGAGTCAGAACTGACTGTCCAGGTGCATATAAAACTTCACCTTCATCATCCATTCATAATATGAAAAGTTGCATGGGTGTACAAGTTTATGACAGAAATCTTAATCTTTTCCCTCATGTATAAGCCCATTTTGTTATCTAACATAACATATTTCGTAGCTAACATTACATCCCAGGTAATAAGTGATAGGATGAGAGGATATGGCCTCAAGATGTGCCAGGAGAAGTTTGGAATGAGTGttgggaaaaattattttcatggaaGGAGTTGTCAGGCATTAGGACAAGCTACCCAGGGAAGCAGTGTAGTCATCAGGAGTTGTCAGGCATTAGGACAAGCTACCCAGAGAAGCAGTGCCTGGAGGTGTTAAAAGAAACATGGATATGGCACTTAAGGACATGGCTTAATGGTGAACAGGGTGGTGGTCCTACCTTGGTGTTGGTGATCTTAGAGGTTTTTCCAATCTTAAAAATTCTGTCATCTGTAACAACATTTCTTGGAGGAATTGGAATTTATGTGAAATGTTAATACACCACAAAGCACAGGGCTGATCAGCTACTCTGACTCTTAGGTCATACATGGAACTGATACAACTTgacaaaaaaatcttccattGGATGGTATTCTGGATTATCAAGTCACTATTTCAGTAGTTTAGGAATTAGTTTTACTAGGAATtttgccttggaaaaaaatgtacctGTTCTACATAATGATGCATTCTTGGCTTGCATTCTTTAAATATGGCATGAGTATTGATTAAATACTGTACCTGTTAATGATCAGTCTTTCCCAGTCTGCTACtaaatttttttacttctgtcaGGAAGAAGATCCTTTTTAAAGTAATGAGTTATGTGTCTGGAACACT carries:
- the CHORDC1 gene encoding cysteine and histidine-rich domain-containing protein 1, with protein sequence MSLLCYNRGCGQRFDPENNTEGSCTYHPGVPVFHDALKGWSCCKRRTTDFSDFLSIAGCTKGLHNSEKPPEPVKPEVKTTSERKELAELKPKFQEHIIQAPKPLETIKRPSPDEPMTNLQLKVSASLKQALDKLKLSSENEGRKDEDSDEIKIGTTCKNAGCSKTYEGPHSAEEVCIYHSGVPIFHEGMKYWSCCKRKTSDFNTFLAQEGCTRGTHVWTKKDAGTKVVPCRHDWHQTGGEVTISVYAKNSVPDLSYVEANSTMVNIHIVFEGEKEFHRSVKLWGVIDVKRSYVNMTATKIELTMRKAEPLLWASLELPVSNTQPKQESSDK